In Pseudorasbora parva isolate DD20220531a chromosome 9, ASM2467924v1, whole genome shotgun sequence, the sequence TCCATTgctgtatggtttgttaggataggacaatatttcgctgagatatttgaaaatgtgagggtgcaaaaaaatcgcCTTTAACGATGTCTaaattaagtccttagcaatgcattttacaactaataatattttttagatATATTAACAGAAggaatttacaaaatatcttcatgaaacatgatcttaatattctaatgatttttggcataaaagaaaaatctagAACTTGACCTATACAATGTATTGTCGGttttttgccacaaatatacccgggAGACGCAGGACTGGTGAAGTGCTCCAGACGCAGCACTGaagtgctccagggtcacatatgatTATATattcttaataaaaataaaaaaaaactaattatagGTCAAAGCAATTACTACTAAAGTCCCTAGTACCCTGCATTATTCCATTAGTTCCCCCCAGGTAGCAAAGCCTTTCCATCAGACAGAGACTCCCCATCTGCTTCAAGAGTAATTGACGGCACCGGTACGCTTACAACTTTGTGTGCCTTCTCAGATTTCTGCCCAATGGCGGTGCTAGCACTGGACCCTGGTGAAAGAATGATAGTATCTGTGGAGATCTCGGTGGACACACGACGACCAAAGGTCGGGGAACTAGCATTGGATCCATCAGCCTCACTCTCAGTCCAGCAAGAATCGCTATCTGAAGCGGAAGACAGGCGGCTCTTCCCCCAGCGGCCGTTAGCTCGTGCTGCATTTCCGATGCTAACTCCCAGGGAGCACTGGCTAGTGAGGGTCGGACGACGGGAACTAACGCTGCCGGAGCTAAAAGAGGAACGGAGATCCTTCTCTTTCACTCGTAAGATGGTGCGGAGTACTGGAATGTAGCGTGCGATAGCCGTCCGATATTTTGGATGCGTAATGGCATAGATGATGGGATTATGGATGGCTGAGGCCTTGGCAATTACAGCAGGGACTGAATTCATGTAGGGAGTCAGGAGATGAGAATAGCCAGCCGTGGCGGTGAGCGCTACCACAGAGTACGGCGACCAAGATATTATAAAAAGCAAAATGACCAGAAGGGCGACTTTCGCCATCTTCCATTCGTTTTGCATTCGTTCATACACCTTGCGTGTTTCCCCGCATTCCAGCTCTCTAATTTCCTTTCCCGTTGCTCGGATAGTTTGGAAAATTCCAAAGTAGCAGCTGCCAATAATGCCTAGTGGGATGAagaacacaaaaatgaaaaggaGGATGGTGTACGCACGAACCGATGGAGTGAAGGTCATATAGTCCCAAGAACAGGACGTCTGAAGGCCCTCTGGAACATAAGCGCTCCAGCCGAAGAAAGGCGGAAGGCTCCAGCCCAGGGAGTAAAGCCACACAACGGCCAACACCGCACCTGCTTTGCGTCGGCTAACTTTGCCCACCAAGGCGAGAGGCTGAGTTATGGCTAGGCAACGATCGGCAGCGATGGCAGTTAAAGTCATCATGGAACAGATCCCAAAAAGGGCACCGCAAAAGGCATAGAGCTCACAAATGCGCTCGCCAAAGACCCAGCGTCTGTGCAGGCTGGCCGCGAAGAACACGGGCGACTGAGTGAGGGACATGAAGAAATCCGCCACAGCCAAATTCACCACAAACATGTTCCCTGCGGTGCGAAGAGCACGGCTCCGGCAGAACACGTAGATCACCAATGCGTTTCCTATCACCCCGGTGATCCCGACTATTAGGATGACAGCGCCGATTATGTAGTGGGCATGATCAGGAACATCCACAGTGGGAAACGGGTGTGGAGGCTCATGGTGGTGGCTGTGGGTCGGCCCATGGAAAGGCACATGGAGTAGCTTGTAGTTCCTGCTGGCCGAGGACTCCTTAAAGCCTGCAGTGCAGTTGATATCTCCAGGGGCACAATGATGCCCTCTCCATGCGTGATGGCTCATATCGTGTGGCTTGATGTCTCAGAGTCCTAAATTTATTGTTGATAAAACCAAAAGTGATCAAATAAGTGGGGAAAACTCTCGTTTAAATAAACAGTGCTGTTCTCCTCTCTGTGCCAGACTGTGAATGGTGGCTCCCTACATTAGCTTTTTATATACTAATCAATGCACCACCAAGTTATTATTGATCAGTAAGTAGTTCACAACTTGGCTTGTTGGGTCAGAAAATGATCACTTGGCCTATGGTAATGGTTAAACACTCAAAATGTTACATCATATCATATTGAACCTGTTGGACTATTTTGCTTTATTATAAAATTGTTGCATTAGGCTAACACTGTCTTGTACTAGGAATAtcttaaagtaaaatatatattagtgcattttattgaagatgacaccaacttacaataataataaaaaagaacaaatgaatATACATAACAAAAGATGGAAGTTAAAACTaagtaatatattttttctcaTTTTTCGTTGAGAGACTTGAGGGAGAACTTTGCATGTAGACGTTTTCATATGCTTTGTTTTATTTACTGTGTTTGATCATAAAAGGCAATGTCAGAGAAAGATGTTCCTTCCACATGAACGGTCCTATTTTCATAATATAATTTGAAGTTTGAATGTGCGATAATTTGAAATGTTGGCAAGCACCCCAGCAGTGAGCGGTAAAGAGGTCACCAGGAGGAAATGTAGAGAGCGAAAAGCTGGTTCGATTTTTAGCACTCATTAACTACAAAAATGCTTTAATGTTTGTTGTTAAGAGTAGTAAATTAGGCCAGATGCTGATGGAAAAAACTCTTTTTGACCCAAAATAAGGGTGTATGGATTGTCTGAGTGGATGCAGTAGCCAGATCAATCTATGCGATGCGAAAGTGGAGCACAATGACTGTTCCAATAAGGACTGATTAACATCCCTCATGAGAACTGCTCACTGACCTGAACGTGGTCTGAACGGATTCTCCCTGTTCTAGTTAAATAATCATCAGCCTATAGCCTTCAAGTCCAACGAGAGGGACTTGACCTACTTTAGAAAAACACAGATGTATTTATCTCAGCAGTCATTATTAAAACTGAATATGGTATTATTTTGACCTTTCATTGGGTTACTGACCCTTTTCAAGGGTTTCTCAGACGCTGAAGTCATCATAGTTGGATAGACGTCTGTAGCGTTGCATGAGAGACTGTGTTCAAATGTGCtcaaatggcaaaaaaaaaccTCCACAAGTGttttcacataaaaaaaaaagagagaaagatgtcAATTTACAGCAGCTTTAACTATGTTTTTTGTAATTTGGTGCAAAGGTAATGTAATACAAAGTACTGTGatataaatgtacaaaaaatgtttttttaaatgaaaatataaaacactttGCAGGATTTAAAACATGTCATCTTTTGAACTATTAGTACTGTATGGCACTACATGGGAAAAAAGTATGTGAGTCCCACAACTTGTAATTAATGggcaaattattttaattccAGGGAACAAAAATCTAAAATACTCAGACATACAATGGCATTCTTTAGAATGAGTTTCCAAACTTGTGACGAGGgcttttttgttcttacaacATGACAATGTTCCCTTTGTGTACGAAGCGAGAcccattaattaattatttactgaaGAAGAACTTGACAGGCCTAATCAAAAGTTCAGACTTGAACCAGTGGAATAAACTGGATTGCAACCCCATCATTCAACATCGGAGACTGACTTCACTGACATGTCAGATTGGGGGAAATATTCCCACAGACATGTTTGATGTCTTACAAGAACAGTGGAAACCAATAATGTCAAAGGTTTTGATATTAAATGCTCAATAAGCATATAGTGAGGTGTTTGGTCAGGGT encodes:
- the opn4.1 gene encoding melanopsin-like, producing MSHHAWRGHHCAPGDINCTAGFKESSASRNYKLLHVPFHGPTHSHHHEPPHPFPTVDVPDHAHYIIGAVILIVGITGVIGNALVIYVFCRSRALRTAGNMFVVNLAVADFFMSLTQSPVFFAASLHRRWVFGERICELYAFCGALFGICSMMTLTAIAADRCLAITQPLALVGKVSRRKAGAVLAVVWLYSLGWSLPPFFGWSAYVPEGLQTSCSWDYMTFTPSVRAYTILLFIFVFFIPLGIIGSCYFGIFQTIRATGKEIRELECGETRKVYERMQNEWKMAKVALLVILLFIISWSPYSVVALTATAGYSHLLTPYMNSVPAVIAKASAIHNPIIYAITHPKYRTAIARYIPVLRTILRVKEKDLRSSFSSGSVSSRRPTLTSQCSLGVSIGNAARANGRWGKSRLSSASDSDSCWTESEADGSNASSPTFGRRVSTEISTDTIILSPGSSASTAIGQKSEKAHKVVSVPVPSITLEADGESLSDGKALLPGGN